A stretch of the Photobacterium sp. CCB-ST2H9 genome encodes the following:
- the lptG gene encoding LPS export ABC transporter permease LptG, with protein sequence MFKILDWYIGRTIIATSALTLSTLVGLSAIIKYVEQLRKVGDGNYDLWKALIFVLLSIPRDIEMFFPMAVLLGALIGLGTLASSSELVVMQAAGFSKLDIGMSVLKTAVPLMLLVMILGQWGAPEAQKAARELRAVWTSGGNVFSVQRGVWAKDDNDFIYIGRIHEKSNLNAVNIWEFDEKDVLKENLFARSASFVEGKGWELKDVTVTHIGEAKQENTKYDTQLWQTSLTPDKLAVVTVKPEELALSGVYEYVQYLKDTKQDASRYELAFWRKALQPFSIAVMMLLALSFVFGPLRSVTMGARVLSGVIFGFAFYISNEVFGPLSMVYRLHPVIGALGPSLVFLFITLYLLKRKL encoded by the coding sequence ATGTTTAAGATACTCGACTGGTACATTGGCCGGACCATTATTGCCACTTCCGCGCTGACCTTGTCGACGCTGGTGGGGTTGTCAGCCATCATCAAATACGTTGAGCAGCTGCGTAAAGTCGGCGACGGTAATTACGATCTGTGGAAAGCCCTGATCTTCGTGCTGCTGAGTATCCCGCGGGATATTGAGATGTTTTTTCCGATGGCAGTACTGCTCGGCGCGCTGATTGGTCTGGGAACACTGGCATCCAGTTCGGAGCTGGTGGTCATGCAGGCAGCGGGTTTTTCCAAGCTGGATATCGGTATGTCGGTTCTGAAAACGGCTGTACCGCTGATGCTGCTGGTGATGATCCTGGGGCAGTGGGGTGCACCGGAAGCTCAGAAAGCTGCGCGTGAGCTACGGGCTGTCTGGACCTCCGGCGGGAATGTGTTCTCAGTACAGCGCGGGGTTTGGGCCAAGGATGATAATGACTTTATCTACATTGGCCGGATCCATGAAAAAAGCAATCTGAACGCTGTCAACATCTGGGAATTTGATGAAAAAGATGTGCTGAAAGAGAACCTGTTTGCCCGTTCGGCCTCTTTTGTTGAAGGGAAAGGCTGGGAACTGAAAGATGTGACGGTCACACATATCGGGGAAGCGAAGCAGGAAAATACCAAGTATGACACCCAGCTATGGCAGACCAGTCTGACGCCGGACAAGCTGGCTGTGGTGACGGTGAAGCCCGAAGAACTGGCACTTTCCGGTGTGTATGAGTATGTACAGTATCTGAAAGATACCAAGCAGGATGCATCCCGGTATGAACTGGCTTTCTGGCGCAAAGCCCTGCAGCCGTTTTCCATTGCCGTGATGATGCTGCTGGCTTTGTCCTTCGTATTTGGTCCGTTGCGCTCCGTCACCATGGGGGCACGGGTGTTGTCCGGGGTGATCTTCGGCTTTGCTTTCTACATTTCGAATGAGGTCTTCGGGCCACTCAGTATGGTGTATCGCTTACACCCGGTGATCGGTGCTTTGGGACCGAGTCTGGTGTTCCTCTTCATCACGCTGTATCTGCTGAAGCGGAAGCTGTAG
- the lptF gene encoding LPS export ABC transporter permease LptF, with protein sequence MIIVRYLTRETIKSQVSVLFVLFLIFISQKFIRILADATEGSIPGDLVLTLMGLYMPSMAMLMLPLSLYIGILLTFGRLYAESEITVMNATGIGNTFLIRAALWLAIITGSIAAFNALWLAPWSAEKETQVMEQVEADSGLDLLVKGQFQGAPDGRGVVFVDDITEKGGKLHRVFVAQPTASDTLRPSVMFANSGTVSELKDGRQVLDLQDGVRYEGLPTRLDYSITSFDNYQAVIGQRAVKEKNRDWDALPTLELMQRPELAAQAEFQWRMSLVLCIPLLTMVVVPLSAVNPRQGRFAKLVPAVLIYLCYFLAISAAKSAVEDGGLPVGIGLWSINIAMLLVAVALNSWDSLAMRQFREKFRRRG encoded by the coding sequence GTGATTATTGTTCGTTATTTGACACGTGAGACAATAAAGAGCCAGGTTTCGGTCCTTTTTGTACTGTTTCTTATCTTTATTAGTCAGAAGTTTATTCGCATCCTGGCTGATGCGACAGAAGGATCCATTCCCGGCGACCTGGTGCTGACCCTGATGGGCTTATACATGCCCTCAATGGCGATGTTGATGCTGCCATTGAGCCTGTATATCGGGATCTTGCTCACATTTGGGCGATTATATGCGGAAAGTGAAATAACTGTGATGAATGCCACAGGGATCGGAAATACTTTTCTGATCCGGGCCGCCTTGTGGCTGGCAATCATCACGGGGTCGATCGCCGCGTTTAATGCCCTGTGGCTGGCGCCCTGGAGTGCCGAAAAAGAAACCCAGGTGATGGAGCAGGTTGAAGCGGATTCCGGTCTGGATTTGCTGGTAAAAGGACAGTTCCAGGGAGCACCTGATGGCCGGGGTGTTGTCTTCGTCGATGACATCACCGAAAAGGGCGGTAAGCTTCACCGGGTATTTGTGGCGCAGCCGACTGCCAGCGATACACTCCGTCCGAGTGTGATGTTTGCCAACAGCGGCACGGTGAGTGAACTGAAAGACGGTCGTCAGGTGCTGGATTTGCAGGACGGCGTCCGTTATGAAGGGCTGCCGACTCGTCTGGATTACAGCATTACTTCATTTGATAACTATCAGGCCGTGATTGGTCAGCGGGCTGTCAAAGAAAAGAATCGCGACTGGGATGCCTTGCCAACGCTGGAGCTGATGCAGCGTCCGGAGCTGGCGGCACAGGCAGAATTCCAGTGGCGGATGTCGCTGGTGCTCTGTATTCCGCTGCTGACGATGGTCGTCGTGCCGCTGTCAGCCGTGAACCCGCGTCAGGGACGTTTTGCCAAGCTGGTGCCGGCAGTGCTGATTTACCTGTGTTATTTCCTGGCGATCAGTGCGGCCAAATCGGCTGTTGAAGATGGCGGGCTGCCGGTTGGGATTGGTTTGTGGAGTATCAATATTGCGATGCTGCTGGTCGCCGTCGCACTGAACAGCTGGGATTCCTTAGCAATGCGACAATTCAGAGAAAAATTCCGGAGACGCGGCTGA